TCACACAACCGCATGAATGAATGAATTCTTACGCAAAAAGTGGGAGATGGCGGGCTTAGCCGATGACTATATCTTCAACAAAGTGATGCCTAATTATGATGTTAAGATGCAAGTAGCTGACCTCCACGATATTGCCCAACGAAAAGTTGAAGCGACCGATCCGCTTGTCGTAAAATTAAAGGAGAGAATAGCAGTTGTAAAGCGGAACCGGAAATGGAGGCCGGAATACATGCGACGTTCAGTATATGAAATGGATCAAGAAATGCGCGAGAAAAAGATTCGTGAGGGTGAACGTAGGATACGGGATGGCAAACGGGAGATACTAGAAGGAAAACGTGAACTCCTAGAAGGAAAACGAGAACTTCAGAAAAGTAAACATGAAATTAAAGAAGGCCAGGATCGACTCAAAGAAAAAGAACAGCTAATTCAAGAAAGAGAACAAAAATTACACGAAAATCAGCAGACAATAATTAAAACATCGATTGAGGCAATGAGAGCGCTGAATATTGATAAAACAACAATCAAGAAAGAGATAAAAGAAAAGTTTGACTTGTCAGACAAAGAAATTAAGGATTATTTTGCTGAATAAATGAGAAAAATAGCGCTAATTTTGATGCTTTCATTGACGATGATGGTTATGGTGGCTTGTGAGAGAACATCCTCAAGTACTAATAGATCAACTAGTAGTATGACTAGTTCTTTATCAAGTACACAACAAATAAGGGATGATGCAGCACTAAACGCTGAACGATTAACACTTAAGCAAACTGCTGCACTTGTGTTGTACTATCGTGATGCACATATGCCAGGAGCAAATGATTATGATTATTCTGCTGATATGGAAAACAATAATCAGGGAGCAACAGTTAAGATTTATGATAAAGGTGCAGTGCCATGGGGAGAGGGATCCTCTGCTAAGACTTATCCTAAAGGCGCCAAAGTTTTATACATGATTAAATTAACTTCCAAAAGTGATGAAGATGGCGATCGTTTAAATTCAACCTATTATACAATTGTCGGAAATAAGGTTTACTATGCGAACAGTAGTAATGGTATTCGCAAAACAGGCGTAACACTCGCTGAAATGGTGACGTATGCCAAAACTCATGGGGAAGTTAATCGTGTTTTGAAAGTAGCAAAAAACACCAAAATTATTGATATGCGTGGTAAAGTTACAATTACGGATAAGGATGGATTAACTACCCAGCAGCTAGGAACATTAGTTGCATTGTTAAAGAACCCTGATTGGTTTAAGGCAGGAGTTCAAAATGGTGAAATGTATTATGGAACGCATTATGGTTATGGTGAAGTTGCGGATTATCAATATGTAACAACACAGGGTGATTTGACTAGCTATATTTGGTTTAAACGTAAAGGCAATGATGTCACAATTAAAATGATTGGATCAACTGAAAATCAAAATGTGACAGGGGCACCAATGACTACTACGCATACCACTGTTACGAATTTGATAAATAATTACTACACAAGTGAAGACCAACAGGATGAGGTTAATGCCTATGCGGACCAATTAAAAGTGGAACCGTAAATGGGTAAAAAAGATAAGTATGATGTTCAAAAGTTTACCGGGATTCCCGTCGAAACAGATGCTAGTGGAAAGTATCAGTTGAAATTTGACCAGAATGGTGAGGCTAAATTACATACTTGGCGGACTGGAAAACATACTAAGGGGAAATTTAAATATCCGGGTCAGTTAATGCTGACGGAAAATAATTTGACTGTTGTAATTCTAAAAGCAGAACCAATGGCTTTTAAGGATCGTCATAGTGAAACGCCTCTGCAACGATTTCTAACTGTCGATGTTACAGAAGATGTCT
The genomic region above belongs to Limosilactobacillus reuteri and contains:
- a CDS encoding Lreu_0056 family protein, whose amino-acid sequence is MRKIALILMLSLTMMVMVACERTSSSTNRSTSSMTSSLSSTQQIRDDAALNAERLTLKQTAALVLYYRDAHMPGANDYDYSADMENNNQGATVKIYDKGAVPWGEGSSAKTYPKGAKVLYMIKLTSKSDEDGDRLNSTYYTIVGNKVYYANSSNGIRKTGVTLAEMVTYAKTHGEVNRVLKVAKNTKIIDMRGKVTITDKDGLTTQQLGTLVALLKNPDWFKAGVQNGEMYYGTHYGYGEVADYQYVTTQGDLTSYIWFKRKGNDVTIKMIGSTENQNVTGAPMTTTHTTVTNLINNYYTSEDQQDEVNAYADQLKVEP